Part of the Natronolimnobius sp. AArcel1 genome is shown below.
TGTGCGGACAGCAGGTATCGAACCTCATCGATCTTCCCGCGGTTTTCGGCGGCGATGCGGTACTTTTTGCGTCCCTCCGCGGAGACGTAGGCGTTTTGTTGCTCGTCGTCACCCCACGGGACGTAGCGAATCTCGAGTTCGGGTTCGGCGACGAAACCGGCATCGAAGAGGGCCTGCCAGTCGGTGCCGATTGGTGGGCCGACGAGCGTGAAAATCTCTTTCTGTCGGTCGTCTTCCCGGATCGGGCTGGCTGAAAGGCCGAGGCGGTGGCGGGACTGCAGGCGGGTACTCCGGCGATACACGTCGCTCGGAACGTGCTGGCACTCGTCGAACACCACCAGACCCCACTCGCGGTCGTCGAACAGCGAGCGGTGGCGATCCATCCCCGCAATCTGGTAGGTCGCGATGGTAACGGGGCGGACGTTCTTCTGACCGCCGTGATACTGGCCGATCTGGTGGGACTCGAGCGTGGTGTACTCTTCAATCGTCTCGGCCCACTGGCGAGCGAGGTCACGACTCGGCACCAGAATCAGGGTTTCGCCGCCGACGTGTGCCATCGCGCCCATTGCGGCGACCGTTTTCCCGCTGCCGGGTGGCCCGACGAAAACTCCTTCGCCCGACTCGGCGAAGTGATCGACCCAGGTCTGTTGATAGTCGCGAAGCGATACCGCGAGGTCGATCTCGAGTCCCTCACCCGATTCGAGGTCCCGATGATCCTGTACGGGATAGCCCGCTTCGTAGAGAATGCGCTTGATCGCGGCTTCGGAGCCTTCGTGGACCCAGTCTTCGGTTTCTGAGATGGGGGCGTGGACGTGTTCCTCGTCCAACTTCTGTCGGGCGACGTTGCCCATAACTTCTGGTGTCTCGGCCTCGAGCACGGTATAGCCGTCGTCGTGCGTGTAAAGGCGGAACTGATGGGCGCGAGTCCACTGGCTCTGGACCCACTCCTCGAGCGGGTCGGAGCGCTGACCGAGCGCCTGGCGCATCGTTCGCGTGAGATCCTCGAAGCTGTCGTGGGGTGCCTGCCAGATATCTTCGGGTCTGAGGACGTAGCGATAGCCCTCCTCGCCGTTTGCATCCTCGAGGTGGGCGAACTGCGCGAGTTGTGCGCGCGTAAACTGGTCTGGGCGGTCGACGACGATTTCGCGGCGTTTGGGGAAGACAACGACCCGTTCCCGATCCGTGAGGTCCTCGAGTTCGCTAGGGTACCAGACGACGGGATCGTTCGAGACCGAGAGCCGCTCGAGTGCGCCGCGCTCGGCGAGGTCGTCCAGTTGCTCGCTGACGGTATCGTGAGGCTTCTCGAGTCGTCGGGCCACTGCGCCCGCGGTGAGCACCGGCTGGCCTTCGCGTTGGCTGGCCTCGTGGAAGTCGGCGATCGTGAGCGGGGTTGCGTTCGAGTTCAAATCCAGATTCGAGTCTGCGTTTCGATCCGGATCGACATCTCCGGTATCTGTCGAACCGTCTTGCGTCTCCGATTTTGCCGGCTCTGAAGGGCGTTCGTCGGTCACTGGCGGGCCTACCGGCGGCGCGAGTAAACCGATTTCGCTTGGTACCGTCTGTACATCGCAGTATTGCCGATTCGATGCAACCTTTTACTGGCTGGTAACTGCCAGCGCGTTTAAGTCAACGAGGGCGAGTATCATCCGTATGACTACGTCTGCGACTGGCCAACTTGGCCCGGCTGGCGAGCGTTCGTCGTCGATCCGTGATCGATACACGTCGTTGCTCTGGGCGTCTATGGAACGTCTAGGAATCGCTGGTAGCCTCGAGCGAAAGATGATGGCTGCGGTAATCTTACAATTTTGTTCGACGCTTGCTGTCTTTGCCCTCCCGATTGCCTTTCTCGGTCCGAGTGAGGCATTCGCCGTGTTCCCAACGACGCAGATCGTTCTGACCGGTGTCGTCTTCGTCCTCGCCGTCGTCGCGTTCCTCAACACGCTGGTGATCACCCGAGAAGACGTTATCTCCCCGCTCGAGCGATTGCGCACGGACGCCGAACGGATTTCGAACGGCGACCTCGAGGCGCGTCCCCCCGAGCCGACACAGACCGACGAGATTGGCGAACTACAGGAATCGTTCGCCGAGATGCATGCCTCGCTGACGACCGTTGCAGCCCAGGCGGACGCACTGGCCACCGAGGAGTTCGACGCGGAGGTACTCGACGAGTCCGTCCCAGGCGAGTTCGGCGACTCGCTTGCGGGCATGCAGACTGGCCTCGAGAATCGGATCGACGAACTCGAGACCAGCCGCGAGCGAATCGAACGCCAGCGCGAACGCGTTGAGTCCCGAAACGAGGCACTCGAGGCCGATGCCGAGCGAATTCGCGCAGTCTTAGAGCGCTGTGCTGCGGGCGATTTCACCCGGCGCGTTTCGGTCGAGAGCGACCACGATGCGATGGCCGAGATTGCCACCGGGCTGAATGCGACGCTCGACGACCTCGAGGAGACGATTCGGGGCATTCAGACGCTTGCAGACGAGGTCGAAGTGGTTGGCGCGGAGGTCTCGACCAGCGTTACGGAAATCGAACGCGCAAGCGAGGAAGTGAGCATCTCCGCCGAAGAGATTTCGACGGCGACCGACGAGCAAAACGACCGCTT
Proteins encoded:
- a CDS encoding DEAD/DEAH box helicase family protein, which encodes MDLNSNATPLTIADFHEASQREGQPVLTAGAVARRLEKPHDTVSEQLDDLAERGALERLSVSNDPVVWYPSELEDLTDRERVVVFPKRREIVVDRPDQFTRAQLAQFAHLEDANGEEGYRYVLRPEDIWQAPHDSFEDLTRTMRQALGQRSDPLEEWVQSQWTRAHQFRLYTHDDGYTVLEAETPEVMGNVARQKLDEEHVHAPISETEDWVHEGSEAAIKRILYEAGYPVQDHRDLESGEGLEIDLAVSLRDYQQTWVDHFAESGEGVFVGPPGSGKTVAAMGAMAHVGGETLILVPSRDLARQWAETIEEYTTLESHQIGQYHGGQKNVRPVTIATYQIAGMDRHRSLFDDREWGLVVFDECQHVPSDVYRRSTRLQSRHRLGLSASPIREDDRQKEIFTLVGPPIGTDWQALFDAGFVAEPELEIRYVPWGDDEQQNAYVSAEGRKKYRIAAENRGKIDEVRYLLSAHPDSRALIFVDYLDQGNELADALESPFISGETRHHERRRLFEEFRRNERDLLIISRVGDEGIDLPTADLAIVASGLGGSRRQGTQRAGRTMRPAGGALVYVLATRGTREEDFARRQLQHLGRKGMTVREQTVERTGESADEGDASKEGDGSSDAP
- a CDS encoding methyl-accepting chemotaxis protein, with amino-acid sequence MTTSATGQLGPAGERSSSIRDRYTSLLWASMERLGIAGSLERKMMAAVILQFCSTLAVFALPIAFLGPSEAFAVFPTTQIVLTGVVFVLAVVAFLNTLVITREDVISPLERLRTDAERISNGDLEARPPEPTQTDEIGELQESFAEMHASLTTVAAQADALATEEFDAEVLDESVPGEFGDSLAGMQTGLENRIDELETSRERIERQRERVESRNEALEADAERIRAVLERCAAGDFTRRVSVESDHDAMAEIATGLNATLDDLEETIRGIQTLADEVEVVGAEVSTSVTEIERASEEVSISAEEISTATDEQNDRFEAVLDEMSDLSATIEEIASTADGVADISDRAADSARSGRAGANDAIAELERLEDRSVEIVERIERLDSELAEVTNIVELIDGIAEETNLLAVNASIEAARAGGDGSRFAIVAEEIRSLAEETGDATDEVDAIVTDVQESARASVDEIRAMQAELLEGTETIEESLSVLEEIADRVQEANEGVQSINDATDEQATTSQQVAAMVDEATEQSERTLRETSSVAAAAEEQTATIAEISDAAGSLSATATELNGQVATFTVERS